Within Thermodesulfovibrionales bacterium, the genomic segment CGGTAATGGCCCGCAATATCTTTTGCGTAGAGCGAATAACTCTGAAACCAGTTTATGGCGGGGAAGTGCCTCCGGTGAGCGAGCGAGGTATCGAGCATGAGAAAGGCCCCGGTCGTCCTGAGGCATGCCTGCGTGACAGGCTCCGTAAAGTCGCCGCCGGGCGGCGAGACGGAGAGGATCATGCTGAGCGAGCCTGTCCCCCCGCTGAGGGTCTCGACGACACCCGCCCGCTCGAGGTAGCCCGAGAGACGGGAGGCGAGATAGGTCGGATACCCCTCTTCTCCCGGCATCTCCTCGAGGGATGATGATATCTCCCGAAGCGCCTCCGCCCACCTCGAAAGGCTGTCGGCGAGGAAGAGCACGTGATAGCCCATGTCCCGGTAGTATTCGGCCATCGTAACCGCCGTATAGATCGAGGCCTCGCGGGCCGCGACAGGCATGTTCGAGGTGTTCACGACGAGAATCGTCCGCTCCATGAGATGCCTGCCTGTCCACGGGTCCTTCAGGGTCTCGAACTCTTCGATCATCTCTGCCATCTCATTGCCCCGCTCGCCGCAGCCGACGTAGACGACGATGTCCACATCGGCAAACTTCGCGACGGCCTGTTCGAGGACGGTCTTTCCCGTTCCGAAGCCTCCCGGCAGGATAGCCGTCCCGCCACGCGCAAGGGGAAAGAGGAAGTCGATGCTCCTCTGGCCCGTCACAAGGGGAGAAGTCGGCGGAAATTTCTTCTTGAAGGGCCTCGCAGCGCGAACCGGCCATTCGAAGCAGCCGAGGATTTCACTTCCGTCCTCATACTCGCCGAGAGATTCGTCGAGACTGAACTCGCCCTCGACGATCCGTGAGATCTTCCTGCACGAATCGATTCTGCTCGCGAAGAAATGCTTGAACTGACCCTCCTCCGCGTATCCGATAATCTCTCCCGGCGAGACCGTGTCGCCTTCCCTTTTTATCGGGAAGAACCTCCATTTCTTGAGATAATCGAGGGCGTAAATCTCCCGTCCGGAGGTGATGAAAGGGCCTGTCTCCTCCTTCAGTTTTCTCAGAGGCCTCTGGAGGCCGTCGAACATGCCGGAAAGGAGTCCCGGGCCGAGCCGCACCGTAAGGGGCATTCCGGCACCGACCACCGGTTCGCCGATGCCGAGGCCTCTCGAATCTTCATAGACCTGAATGATCGCCCTCTCTTCCTCGAGCCGCACGACCTCTCCCGTGAGCATGGCATGACCGACGTAGACCCTTTCATAGAGTTTCAGCCCCTTCAGGTCAACGCTTACCGTGGGACCTGATATCCCCCGTATCTTTCCCGTCATAACTGTAACCTCACGTGGTATCCTATCGCCCGCCGTATCAGGCGTGCCACATAATCTTCTACGAGGGCGCCGGCCTTTTCCGGAGCGGGCAGAATAAGGACGATGCCCTGCCATACCTTCTCGATCTCCCTCAGCCTCTCTTCAGCGATGCCTTTCATGAGCCGCTCGTCAAGGATGACGAGGCCCGTGGCCGGATCCGTCATGATCTCCTTAAGCGTGCCTTCGGCATCCTCCGGCCTGCCCGTGTACTGGACCACACCGGCGAGCCTGAACCCATATTCCGCGTCCGGGGCTGTTATGAAGACGATTCTCTTCACCGCACCATCTCCGCCTCAATCTTCTCTCTGCTGATATCGCCTCCGTAAAGGATGAGGCTGAGGTTCCGTGCTTCCAGGGAACATTTCCAGAGATAATCGAGAATGGGTCCCGTCCCGAGCGGTTCTCTGCCGGCCTTCTTGAGAAAACGCGTAATGCCCCTGTAGAGCGCATTCTCTACCGCTGCGGTATCAGGCCTTTCGATCGCGATTCCGGTCAGTTTCTCAATAAGGGAAGATATCGCGAAGATATCCTTTCGCTCGCTCAATTCGGGAAACCTCTTCTTTGTGAAGCTTCCGCCCTCCAGAAAAGGCGGGGGCCCTTTCGCCTCGTGCCTCAGTTGTTTGCAGAGGGCGAGCACGTTCCTCGAATCGATGATGCGGGCAAAGAAGCCCTTGAGAACGGAGTCGATCTTCGACCGGGCGGTATGCTCGAGAAAGGTCTCTGTCATCACTTCCTCCACACCCTTGAGACCCTCCCGGTCGAGGGTTTCCGTGAGTCCGCTGAACCCGGGCGAAAGAGACAGGAAGAGGCCTTCGATCCCCTTCACCGCGGCAGTGATATCCCTGCTTCCCTGGAGGATCCGTTTCACCTTTTCCGAAAGGACGCTCGACGAAAGGAGACTACCTATCCGCCCGTCCTTCTCTCCTTCAATATAACGGAGACAGATGAAGATCGTCTTCAACTCCGAGTAGAGGAAGAAAGGCCGGAAAACTTCCCGGAGCCTCCTGTTCAATTGGAAATAGACCCACCGGAACTCTCTCAGGAGATATCGCCAAACCGCGTCAGGAGCGTTGTCGGTCATGACGGCACCATATCTCGTTGTCGAGAGATATTCGAGGGGCGCCGTATCGGAGAGGAGGAGATTCCAGTCTCTGATGAGGAGCACCTTCCTCCCCCTGACCCGCGACAGGAGATAATCGGCGGGATACCCTTCGTCTTCTACCGTTCGAAGAAGTTCCACAGGTATTCCCCAACCATAACGCTCGATGGGGGTTATCACAATGTGCCCTGCTCAGGTCCGCAGGCATCTCTCATCAGCCCCGGCAGCATTTCGATCCAGAGGCATGCCAGTCTCTTATCGAAGGTATTCGTGACACGAATCCTCTCATCCGCTGTCATGACATCCAGTCCACCGGAGATTGAATTGTCTGAAATCACCTCAGCATCGGGGAGGCATGTCTCCGCCAGCCCCTTATCTTCGGGATGCACTCTGACTGCGCGCCATTGATGCTGCGGGAGCTCCTTGTAAAGAGCGACAAAGAGGTCGGGATAACGCTTCTCCCTCAAGAGGGGAAGGGACTTCATCGCAATTTTATAAAGACGGTCCGACAATTCCTTTTCGGCAGCAAGGAGGACCATGCGGGCCTTCTTTCCGGCCTCCGAGAGAATCGCCTCCGTCTCTTCTTTTACCGCTGCCGCGAGGTCCCTGGTGTAATGCTGCTCCATCTCCCCGGTCTTCTTCGATGCATCCTGCCTGATGTTGGCGGCCTCTACCTCTGCCTCATTCAGGATCGAGCGGGCCTTCTCCTCCCCCTCCTTATGAAGGGAATCGATGAGTTCCTGGTAGCCCATCCTATTTGACCGTGAAAAGGATCATCGTCGCTATGACGAAACCGAGTATCACCATGGTTTCGGGGATAGCGAGAAGAATGATGATGGTGCCGCTCATTTCCGGTTTCTCGGCAATGGTGCCGGCTCCGGCAGAGCCGATCCGTGACTGAGCCCAGGCAGTGGCTATGGCGGTGAGTCCTATCGCTAGTGCGG encodes:
- a CDS encoding V-type ATPase subunit, whose product is MITPIERYGWGIPVELLRTVEDEGYPADYLLSRVRGRKVLLIRDWNLLLSDTAPLEYLSTTRYGAVMTDNAPDAVWRYLLREFRWVYFQLNRRLREVFRPFFLYSELKTIFICLRYIEGEKDGRIGSLLSSSVLSEKVKRILQGSRDITAAVKGIEGLFLSLSPGFSGLTETLDREGLKGVEEVMTETFLEHTARSKIDSVLKGFFARIIDSRNVLALCKQLRHEAKGPPPFLEGGSFTKKRFPELSERKDIFAISSLIEKLTGIAIERPDTAAVENALYRGITRFLKKAGREPLGTGPILDYLWKCSLEARNLSLILYGGDISREKIEAEMVR
- a CDS encoding V-type ATP synthase subunit F — its product is MKRIVFITAPDAEYGFRLAGVVQYTGRPEDAEGTLKEIMTDPATGLVILDERLMKGIAEERLREIEKVWQGIVLILPAPEKAGALVEDYVARLIRRAIGYHVRLQL
- a CDS encoding V-type ATP synthase subunit E — encoded protein: MGYQELIDSLHKEGEEKARSILNEAEVEAANIRQDASKKTGEMEQHYTRDLAAAVKEETEAILSEAGKKARMVLLAAEKELSDRLYKIAMKSLPLLREKRYPDLFVALYKELPQHQWRAVRVHPEDKGLAETCLPDAEVISDNSISGGLDVMTADERIRVTNTFDKRLACLWIEMLPGLMRDACGPEQGTL
- a CDS encoding V-type ATP synthase subunit A, encoding MTGKIRGISGPTVSVDLKGLKLYERVYVGHAMLTGEVVRLEEERAIIQVYEDSRGLGIGEPVVGAGMPLTVRLGPGLLSGMFDGLQRPLRKLKEETGPFITSGREIYALDYLKKWRFFPIKREGDTVSPGEIIGYAEEGQFKHFFASRIDSCRKISRIVEGEFSLDESLGEYEDGSEILGCFEWPVRAARPFKKKFPPTSPLVTGQRSIDFLFPLARGGTAILPGGFGTGKTVLEQAVAKFADVDIVVYVGCGERGNEMAEMIEEFETLKDPWTGRHLMERTILVVNTSNMPVAAREASIYTAVTMAEYYRDMGYHVLFLADSLSRWAEALREISSSLEEMPGEEGYPTYLASRLSGYLERAGVVETLSGGTGSLSMILSVSPPGGDFTEPVTQACLRTTGAFLMLDTSLAHRRHFPAINWFQSYSLYAKDIAGHYREKVAPEWEALQQRCRQLLQEEESLREVAEIVGIEGLQDADRLLMKIAEMIRSEFLSQNSYTEDAFSPPERTLSMIKGILDFHDYASEKLKQGMTLEEVLQREKR